The Elusimicrobiota bacterium sequence GGGACCTGGGCGGGAACCGCATGTCCCAAAACCAACAGTTTTCCGTCACGTTTTTCACCCAGATCGACCCGAACGCCGCGACGGTGTTCGTGACCCTGGACAACGGGGCGCGGTTGGACGTGAGCGCCAACGCTTTCGGCGCGGACCCTTCCGGAGTGGCCTTCGATGACGACGTCAGGAACGACCCCGCGCCCATCGGGGCCGCCGTGCGCGGCGCGAGCGGGGCCGTGTCCCGCCGGTCCGGCGGAGATTACAATCAAGTTTTGGCCACCAAGGAGTTCAACCATTACGCTTCGGACGGGACCCGGCTGACGGCGCCGTTCCGAGCGCCTGTCACCTTGACCTTCAGCTATCCAGACGCGGACGGCAACGGCATCGTGGACGGAACCGAAAGCGGCCACCCCGTCAAGGTGGACCGTTTGGCGATCTACGCTTTGGACGAATTGTCCGGCGCCTGGATGAAACTGCCGGGCAGCCGGGTGGACACCGCTCTTCGCCAAGTGTCCGTTGACCTGCGCCACTTTTCGGTGTACGCGTTGATCGGTACGGCCTCTTTCGACCTGACGGAAGCCCATCCGTTCCCTGTTCCCTACCGCGCGGCGAAAGACGCCGGGGGCATCGTCTTCAGTTTCCCCAATTCCCAGATCGCGAAGGTCCAGGTGTTCACCTTGGACGGACGGCTGGTGAAAACCCTGTCGGACGACACGGGGGCCGGGTTCGTCCGGTGGGACCCCGTGAACACGGACGGGGGCGATCCCGTCGCGTCGGACGTCTATCTTTACGTGATTGAAAACGACCAAGAGCGGAAGGTCGGCAAGCTGATGGTGATCCGATGAGTTCCCTCGGTCGGCGGTTTTGGAAAGGAGGGACGCCGGACGCCCTCGTGCTGACGGCCGCGCTGTTCGGGCTGGTTCCCACCCTTCTGGCAAAATCCTCCGGCAACACCACGGCGAACTTCCTCCAGATGGGGGTGGGCGCGCGGGGGGTGGCCATGGGGGAGGCGCAAACGGCGGCGGTGAACGACGCCACGAGCCTCTATTGGAACCCGGCGGGGTTGGGCGGGCTGACGCAGAGCGAAATCATGTTCATGCACAACGCCGCCGTGCAGGGGACGGACCAGGACGTGTTTTACTTTGCCCGGCCCACGGCCTCGGGCGGGGTTTTGGGCGTGGGCGGATCGTTCCTGCGGGTGGGCGACATCGAGGGGTTCGACAGCACCAACGGGATCACCGGAAACGTGGCGGCCTCCGACTCCCTGCTGACCCTGGGGTGGGCGAAGCCTTGGGAGGACCTGCGTTGGTTCTCCGGGATCCAGACGGGGGTGAACCTCAAGGTGTTGAAGAAAACCTTGGACCAAGAGTCGGCCCTGGGCTACATGGCGGACGTGGGGCTCATCTACGAAGCCCAGAGCAAATGGAACCAGGGTCTCCGTACCGGCTTTGTCCTCCAAAACGCGGGGACCGGCCTGACCTTCGATTCAGAGAAAGCCTCTTTCCCCATGGCCATGAAACTGGGCGCGGCGTATCCGCTTTTCGGCGACAACATGACGCTGGCCGGCGACCTGGTCCTGCCTGGGGCCGGGGGTCCCTACCTCAACCTGGGGGCCGACTACCGGATCTGGGACATTCTGGCCTTCCGCCTGGGCTATAAAGGCAACAACGATCTGGACACGGGCCTGACCTACGGGTTCGGGATCGGCAACGAACGGCTCCACCTGGACTACGCGTTCGTGCCGTTCGGGCGGTTCGGTGACAGCCATCGGATCAGCTTGGGCATGCGGTTCGGGCCCGCCTACCGGCAAGTGCAGGTCACGACCCAGGTGGAGATGGCCTATAAGCGCGCGCTCTCCCGCTACGCCCAGGGGTACATGGTGGACGCCTACATGCAGGCGACCCAAATTCTGACCGTGGCCCCTGGCACCGCCCGGCCAAACTGTTGGCGCGGCGGATCGAGTCGGAATTCAAGCAGATGGCCGATGAGGCCCCGGGCGGAATAACTCCAAGGCCAGGTGGACGATCACTTCGCCCGGGGCGAGCAGTTCTTCCAGGTGGACGACCTGCTCCGCGCGCGGCGGGAGTTCCAGTCCATCATGGCCCTCCAACCCGACCACATGGGCGCCAAGACCTACTTGAACCGGATCGACGAACGATTTCAAAGTTTGACCGAAAGCTTCTATGCCATGGCGGTCCAATCGTTCGCCGCGCAGGATTTCGTGCAAGCCGGCGAGCTGGCCGACAAAGTATTGTCCCTGACCCCCGACCACCCCGAAGCGCGGGAGCTGAAAGCGCGGGTGGAGGAGGTCCAAAAGAAATACCAGGAGGCCGCCGAAACGCAACGCATAACGGAAATCATCCGCCCCCTGGCGGAAAGCGGCGGGAACTTTTCGAACAAAAACGCTATGAGGAAGCCCTGGTGAAGTTCGAAGAAATCCTGAAGAACAACACCGGCGACGAGGAAGCCCTCCGATTCCGGGACCTCAGTCGGAACCTGATCGCCAAAGACGCTTACAACCTGGCCCTGCGTTCCGCCCGGGACGGGGACACGAAAACGGCGGTGGCCTACGCTCAGAAAGCGCTCAGAAACTGGCCGAATTTCCCCGAGGCCGCGGAACTGCTCAAAACGCTTCTGGCGAAAAAAGGCGGGGAAGATATGGTGAAATCCAAAGAACTTTACAACCAATCCCTTGATTCCTTCCTGGCGGGGGACCCGCAGAAGGCCCTGGAGCTCGCCCAAAAGGCCCTGGAGCTTTGGCCTGACAACACGGAAGCCCGCCGCATGGTGGAACGCCTCTCCCAGGGCGGCGCCGGCACCCCGAAAATCAGTTCCAAAAACACTCGTGGGGGGGATCACTTCTGAGAATTCTCAGGGGAAATGCTAACAAAGGTTGCATGGGTTGACAGCTCGACCTTTTTGATCAAAACTTAGCCTAAGTTGGAATCTTGACGTGAGGGGATATCTATTTTTTACATTATGAAGGCTTCGTGGGGCCGGTTTCTTTTTTTTATTTTCGCTGTTTCGCTTGGGCTGAGCTCCCCGGTCCTGGGGGATTCCCCTGTCGAGATGCTTCAGGGGGCCCTGGATGCTTATTTCGACAATCGGTTCGAGGATTCCGTACAGCTCTTTCAAAAAATCTTGGAGGTGGATCCGAAGAACGACGCCGCGCGAAAAGGGCTGAAGAACGCCCAACGCAAGAGGGACGAGCAGGTTCGCCGAGAGCGGGACCAAGAAAGGAAAGCCCTCTACGCCGCTCAAGAATTCGTCGCCCACGGGAAACTGGTGGAAGGATACGATCGGGTGGGGGACGTGTTGGCACGCTCGCCCAACCTTCCGGACGCGGTGGAACTTTTAAAGAAAATCCGTGTCAAGGCGGACGGGGCGCTCCGGAAGGCCAAACCGGGCTCGAGCGCCTTTTTTGAGGCCGAAGGCGTTTTGGCTTACATGGACGAGGATTGGTTCAAAACGGTGGACTCTTGGGAAAAAGTGCTCGTATTCAACAAGGACCGATTGGACTTATCCCAAAAGATTGCTTCCGCGAAGAAACGGTTGGCGGAGCAACAGCGGCAGGAGCGGATCCGCGTTCATTTGGACCTGGGCCAGGGCCTGATCCAGCAGGGCCTTTTCCCCGACGCGATTCGGGCGTTGGACGAAGTGTTGCGAATGGATCCGACCAACGCCGAGGCCCGCACCGCGCTGTACGAAGCCCGCCGTTTGGGCGCCCAGGCCCACAAGGAAGAAGTGGCGGGCCATGTGCAGGAGTTGAACCGAAAAGCCATGGACGCCTTCACGTCGGGACGCCGCAAAGAAGCCTTGGCGATTTTTGAAAAAGTAT is a genomic window containing:
- a CDS encoding PorV/PorQ family protein, whose translation is MSSLGRRFWKGGTPDALVLTAALFGLVPTLLAKSSGNTTANFLQMGVGARGVAMGEAQTAAVNDATSLYWNPAGLGGLTQSEIMFMHNAAVQGTDQDVFYFARPTASGGVLGVGGSFLRVGDIEGFDSTNGITGNVAASDSLLTLGWAKPWEDLRWFSGIQTGVNLKVLKKTLDQESALGYMADVGLIYEAQSKWNQGLRTGFVLQNAGTGLTFDSEKASFPMAMKLGAAYPLFGDNMTLAGDLVLPGAGGPYLNLGADYRIWDILAFRLGYKGNNDLDTGLTYGFGIGNERLHLDYAFVPFGRFGDSHRISLGMRFGPAYRQVQVTTQVEMAYKRALSRYAQGYMVDAYMQATQILTVAPGTARPNCWRGGSSRNSSRWPMRPRAE
- a CDS encoding tetratricopeptide repeat protein — protein: MKFEEILKNNTGDEEALRFRDLSRNLIAKDAYNLALRSARDGDTKTAVAYAQKALRNWPNFPEAAELLKTLLAKKGGEDMVKSKELYNQSLDSFLAGDPQKALELAQKALELWPDNTEARRMVERLSQGGAGTPKISSKNTRGGDHF
- a CDS encoding tetratricopeptide repeat protein, which translates into the protein MLQGALDAYFDNRFEDSVQLFQKILEVDPKNDAARKGLKNAQRKRDEQVRRERDQERKALYAAQEFVAHGKLVEGYDRVGDVLARSPNLPDAVELLKKIRVKADGALRKAKPGSSAFFEAEGVLAYMDEDWFKTVDSWEKVLVFNKDRLDLSQKIASAKKRLAEQQRQERIRVHLDLGQGLIQQGLFPDAIRALDEVLRMDPTNAEARTALYEARRLGAQAHKEEVAGHVQELNRKAMDAFTSGRRKEALAIFEKVLSLDPGNLLATDYKNRILGLDLAIDAPGPRAGGNGNVLGRAEEFFQNNRFQDGIEALERHLAQNPNDAKAQQLLDDGRNRQRQATDQAYREALTAYSRGDREGAMRKLQDCLRMNPDFTRAKQALVKIMQEGNK